A genomic window from Solanum stenotomum isolate F172 chromosome 10, ASM1918654v1, whole genome shotgun sequence includes:
- the LOC125878224 gene encoding uncharacterized protein LOC125878224 isoform X1: protein MPRSSKHKSHKQSKHSPKEGRDYSYSDSDEEMKTKEKEKEKERSSKEDSLARVSKDSIHSGSGEKRKHSSQSKEGKDSKDLSGYGNGDASEEYVSSKRRKEKVEAGSGGADRWNGAADSALKGESLKIDADKGSKGKETKSSSDSKSKSSKKEGNVASLVEKEESKSGRVESKRKSEKDSGRKEGKDSKEVKEKERGSDREKKGHESKRDDVDNVKKQGSQSGDASEEKQNKKGRETAEWTIQNEVPNIDLDKDAEKRARKRREIPGDRDKYDDDINESDDRRLSSRSERTKGEKQRHEKHKEYKEDVDKDDKHKDGRYREDVDKDRKRRDDKYREDSDRDNRRRDDKYLEDVDRDSRRRDDKYRDDGDRDNRRKDGRYREDGERDSRRRDDKYREDGDNDNRHGDGKYREYGEKDGHHDEDRYHEEGERDDRQSDIKYREDSERDKRRKDEKHRDDFERHGRCKDGSEADESDKKRRLNDAKYGDERAPRDHSGDRSDAKRSRDEGHSSDLHLRKSGMHEGNPGYDRARYKDEPGRRRVLDKEDLGDIRSRSSKDQRSEAEKRSISSARVESVTDRGRSTSRNADAEVTPQKSRWKTSPSAGPHTTRDNYRLSKQEDSKYPYEERIRHGGTSRDYGGSGASIERISSSRSTEKMIQKEDIFLGDYSAERRLKSDVRSSPMQLVDRSPTSASNERRHLNRSEVRRSLDVEDSTQRSGGGSREFKEGRGNRDFAGDAFAGDELSQMDGDNASDSSPFIRGSHFSGSSKSALPPPPPFRSGVDSPSMFGSLDDDSRGKSTNRHRRISDPTIGRMQGNAWKGVPNWQSPLANGFMPFQHGPPPVGFHPAMQQFPGPPMFGVRPSMELSHPGVPYHMPDADRFSGHGRPMGWRTPLDDSCGPPLHGWDANNFGEEAHLYGRPDWDQNRTLSNNSRSWETIGDVWKGPIRGTSVELPSGSQKEVCSIQGPDNSFAAQLAQQALGEQKKTDQDTESNDISFQSSSVPGRSTLEDLKINHEELPIDVESSGKEEASLSNVYLKKLDISADLTEPELFDQCTSLMDVEQILTSDNSKILFLEVKRGAVESNVTLPSKFSSVPLIATVADSVFQKAISLYKKRREEIEFTNGGHFTFSGQLGVSYPAPKLENSSSVYGKLECSGLADDGLVEEGDEGTDLPVSSLSSEEVVLSQTALQELCEPMGLNPGEKSNLHTSIDVPAEKSDHPTSIDGGAVLTKKSDLPTSIDEGAVPTEKSDLPTSMDEGAILTEKSDFPTSMDEGGVPTEKSDLPTSMNEGAVPTEKSDLPTSMDEGADTVVDVAQESKFAENSLSVEEVGQTDALAPLVCKDLMGADDNVKEEKFVDAKCGTLPHTDVSTEVFEAAMPESIESVNLSRIQHSPESTH, encoded by the exons ATGCCTCGGAGTTCAAAGCATAAATCGCATAAGCAGAGTAAGCATAGTCCGAAGGAGGGTAGGGATTATTCGTACTCGGATTCGGATGAGGAAATGAAAACcaaggagaaagagaaggagaaagagaggAGTAGTAAGGAGGATAGTCTGGCTAGGGTTTCTAAGGATTCAATCCATTCAGGTTCTGGTGAGAAGAGAAAACATTCTTCCCAATCTAAGGAAGGTAAGGATAGTAAAGATCTAAGTGGGTATGGAAATGGTGATGCTTCAGAGGAGTATGTTTCTTCTAAGCGTCGGAAAGAGAAGGTAGAGGCGGGTAGTGGTGGTGCTGATAGATGGAATGGTGCTGCTGATAGTGCATTGAAGGGagaaagtttgaaaattgaTGCAGATAAGGGTTCTAAGGGGAAGGAAACAAAGAGCTCAAGTGATTCCAAAAGTAAAAGCAGTAAGAAAGAAGGTAATGTTGCCTCATTGGTGGAAAAAGAAGAGAGTAAGAGTGGAAGAGTGGAGTCAAAGAGGAAATCTGAGAAGGATTCTGGTCGAAAAGAAGGCAAGGATTCCAAGGAGGTGAAGGAAAAGGAGAGAGGGTCAGACAGGGAAAAGAAGGGTCATGAGAGTAAGCGCGATGATGTTGACAATGTGAAGAAACAAGGGTCTCAATCTGGTGATGCTAGTGAAGAAAAGCAGAACAAAAAAGGTAGAGAAACTGCTG AGTGGACTATCCAAAATGAGGTACCAAATATTGACTTGGACAAAGATGCTGAGAAAAGGGCACGGAAGAGAAGAGAAATCCCTGGTGATCGGGATAAATATGATGATGACATAAATGAGAGCGATGACAGACGGTTATCTTCGAGGTCTGAACGTACTAAAGGTGAAAAACAGCGACATGAGAAACATAAAGAGTACAAGGAAGATGTCGATAAAGATGATAAGCACAAGGATGGTAGGTATCGTGAGGATGTTGATAAGGACAGAAAACGGCGTGATGATAAATATCGAGAAGATAGTGATAGAGATAATAGACGTAGAGATGACAAGTACCTGGAAGATGTTGACAGAGATAGCAGACGCCGGGATGACAAATATCGTGATGATGGTGACAGGGATAATAGGCGCAAGGATGGTAGATATCGAGAAGATGGTGAAAGAGATAGTCGTCGTAGGGATGACAAATATCGTGAAGATGGTGACAATGATAACAGGCATGGGGATGGTAAGTATCGAGAGTATGGGGAGAAAGATGGCCATCATGATGAAGATAGATATCATGAAGAGGGTGAAAGAGATGATAGGCAGAGCGACATCAAGTATAGAGAAGACAGTGAAAGAGATAAAAGGCGCAAGGATGAGAAGCACCGGGACGATTTTGAAAGACATGGCAGATGCAAGGATGGTAGTGAAGCAGATGAAAGTGATAAAAAGAGGAGACTCAATGATGCCAAGTATGGGGATGAACGTGCTCCGAGAGACCATTCAGGTGACCGGTCTGATGCGAAGCGTTCTAGGGATGAGGGTCATTCTTCTGATTTGCATTTGAGGAAGTCAGGTATGCATGAAGGTAACCCTGGTTATGATCGTGCAAGGTATAAAGATGAGCCAGGAAGAAGGAGAGTGCTTGATAAAGAGGACCTTGGAGATATTAGATCTCGGAGCAGTAAAGATCAGCGATCTGAAGCAGAGAAGAGATCCATAAGCAGTGCTAGAGTAGAGTCTGTCACTGATCGTGGAAGGTCTACCTCGAGGAATGCTGATGCAGAAGTTACTCCACAAAAAAGCAGGTGGAAGACTTCGCCTAGTGCTGGACCTCATACTACAAGAGATAATTACAG GCTGTCAAAACAAGAAGACTCCAAGTATCCTTATGAAGAAAGGATTCGACATGGTGGAACATCTCGAGATTATGGTGGTTCTGGTGCATCAATTGAGAGAATTTCTTCATCCCGTTCAACAGAGAAAATGATTCAGAAGGAGGACATCTTTCTTGGAGATTACTCAGCTGAACGACGGCTTAAATCAGATGTTCGCAGTTCTCCCATGCAGTTGGTGGATAGATCTCCTACTTCAGCGAGCAATGAGCGAAGACACTTGAATAGATCCGAGGTTCGCCGGAGTCTTGATGTTGAGGATTCAACACAGAGAAGTGGTGGTGGTTCCAGGGAATTTAAGGAAGGCAGAGGAAATCGTGACTTTGCTGGTGATGCATTTGCAGGTGATGAACTATCTCAAATGGATGGAGATAATGCCTCTGATTCTTCTCCTTTTATCAGAGGGAGTCACTTTTCAGGCAGTTCAAAGTCTGCTTTACCTCCCCCTCCTCCATTTAGGTCTGGGGTTGACAGCCCATCAATGTTTGGCTCTTTGGACGACGACAGTAGAGGGAAGTCAACCAACCGTCACAGAAGAATTAGTGATCCTACTATAGGAAGAATGCAAGGAAATGCTTGGAAGGGGGTTCCAAATTGGCAGTCACCTCTGGCAAATGGTTTCATGCCTTTCCAGCATGGTCCACCTCCTGTTGGTTTTCATCCCGCAATGCAGCAGTTTCCCGGACCACCAATGTTCGGTGTTAGGCCTTCAATGGAATTGAGTCACCCTGGGGTTCCTTACCATATGCCAGATGCAGACCGCTTTTCTGGCCATGGGCGCCCAATGGGTTGGCGAACTCCACTAGATGATTCATGCGGTCCCCCATTGCATGGGTGGGATGCTAACAATTTTGGTGAAGAAGCTCACCTTTATGGAAGGCCAGACTGGGACCAGAATAGGACTTTGTCCAACAATAGTCGGAGTTGGGAGACAATTGGTGATGTATGGAAAGGGCCAATAAGGGGCACCAGTGTGGAGCTGCCATCTGGTTCACAGAAGGAGGTCTGTTCAATTCAGGGCCCAGATAATTCTTTTGCTGCTCAGTTGGCTCAGCAAGCTCTGGGTGAGCAAAAGAAGACAGATCAAGATACTGAAAGCAATGATATCAGTTTTCAGTCCAGCAGTGTTCCTGGAAGGAGCACTCTAGAAGATTTGAAAATTAATCATGAAGAGCTACCAATTGATGTTGAGTCATCAGGGAAAGAAGAAGCTAGTCTTAGCAATGTTTACCTCAAAAAGCTTGATATCTCGGCAGATCTGACAGAGCCCGAGTTGTTTGATCAATGTACTAGTTTAATGGATGTTGAGCAGATCTTGACATCTGATAACTCAAAGATCTTGTTCTTGGAGGTAAAGCGG GGTGCTGTAGAATCTAATGTAACGCTGCCCAGCAAATTTTCAAGTGTTCCACTCATTGCTACTGTGGCTGATTCTGTTTTTCAG AAAGCCATTTCCCTTTACAAGAAGAGGAGGGAGGAAATTGAATTCACAAATGGTGGACATTTTACTTTTTCTGGTCAGCTAGGTGTGTCCTATCCTGCACCTAAATTAGAGAATTCAAGTTCAGTATATGGTAAACTTGAATGCTCCGGTCTGGCGGATGATGGGCTAGTAGAAGAGGGTGATGAGGGGACTGATCTCCCTGTTAGTTCTCTCAGTTCTGAGGAGGTTGTACTTTCACAAACCGCACTTCAGGAGCTGTGTGAGCCAATGGGTTTGAACCCAGGCGAGAAATCAAATCTCCATACTTCCATAGATGTCCCAGCCGAGAAATCAGATCACCCTACTTCCATAGATGGAGGAGCTGTCCTGACCAAGAAATCAGATCTCCCTACTTCCATAGATGAAGGAGCTGTCCCGACCGAGAAATCAGATCTCCCTACTAGCATGGATGAAGGAGCTATTCTGACTGAGAAATCAGATTTCCCTACTAGCATGGATGAAGGAGGTGTCCCAACCGAGAAATCAGATCTCCCTACTAGCATGAATGAAGGAGCTGTTCCGACCGAGAAATCAGATCTCCCTACTAGCATGGATGAAGGAGCTGATACAGTTGTGGATGTGGCTCAGGAAAGTAAATTTGCAGAAAACTCGTTGTCTGTGGAAGAGGTGGGCCAAACTGATGCCCTTGCTCCTCTTGTGTGTAAAGATTTGATGGGGGCTGATGATAACGTCAAAGAAGAGAAGTTTGTTGATGCTAAATGTGGTACTCTTCCACACACTGATGTGTCTACTGAGGTATTTGAGGCAGCGATGCCAGAGTCAATTGAGTCAGTAAATTTAAGTCGGATACAGCATTCTCCTGAAAGTACACATTGA
- the LOC125878224 gene encoding uncharacterized protein LOC125878224 isoform X4 — MPRSSKHKSHKQSKHSPKEGRDYSYSDSDEEMKTKEKEKEKERSSKEDSLARVSKDSIHSGSGEKRKHSSQSKEGKDSKDLSGYGNGDASEEYVSSKRRKEKVEAGSGGADRWNGAADSALKGESLKIDADKGSKGKETKSSSDSKSKSSKKEGNVASLVEKEESKSGRVESKRKSEKDSGRKEGKDSKEVKEKERGSDREKKGHESKRDDVDNVKKQGSQSGDASEEKQNKKEWTIQNEVPNIDLDKDAEKRARKRREIPGDRDKYDDDINESDDRRLSSRSERTKGEKQRHEKHKEYKEDVDKDDKHKDGRYREDVDKDRKRRDDKYREDSDRDNRRRDDKYLEDVDRDSRRRDDKYRDDGDRDNRRKDGRYREDGERDSRRRDDKYREDGDNDNRHGDGKYREYGEKDGHHDEDRYHEEGERDDRQSDIKYREDSERDKRRKDEKHRDDFERHGRCKDGSEADESDKKRRLNDAKYGDERAPRDHSGDRSDAKRSRDEGHSSDLHLRKSGMHEGNPGYDRARYKDEPGRRRVLDKEDLGDIRSRSSKDQRSEAEKRSISSARVESVTDRGRSTSRNADAEVTPQKSRWKTSPSAGPHTTRDNYRLSKQEDSKYPYEERIRHGGTSRDYGGSGASIERISSSRSTEKMIQKEDIFLGDYSAERRLKSDVRSSPMQLVDRSPTSASNERRHLNRSEVRRSLDVEDSTQRSGGGSREFKEGRGNRDFAGDAFAGDELSQMDGDNASDSSPFIRGSHFSGSSKSALPPPPPFRSGVDSPSMFGSLDDDSRGKSTNRHRRISDPTIGRMQGNAWKGVPNWQSPLANGFMPFQHGPPPVGFHPAMQQFPGPPMFGVRPSMELSHPGVPYHMPDADRFSGHGRPMGWRTPLDDSCGPPLHGWDANNFGEEAHLYGRPDWDQNRTLSNNSRSWETIGDVWKGPIRGTSVELPSGSQKEVCSIQGPDNSFAAQLAQQALGEQKKTDQDTESNDISFQSSSVPGRSTLEDLKINHEELPIDVESSGKEEASLSNVYLKKLDISADLTEPELFDQCTSLMDVEQILTSDNSKILFLEVKRGAVESNVTLPSKFSSVPLIATVADSVFQKAISLYKKRREEIEFTNGGHFTFSGQLGVSYPAPKLENSSSVYGKLECSGLADDGLVEEGDEGTDLPVSSLSSEEVVLSQTALQELCEPMGLNPGEKSNLHTSIDVPAEKSDHPTSIDGGAVLTKKSDLPTSIDEGAVPTEKSDLPTSMDEGAILTEKSDFPTSMDEGGVPTEKSDLPTSMNEGAVPTEKSDLPTSMDEGADTVVDVAQESKFAENSLSVEEVGQTDALAPLVCKDLMGADDNVKEEKFVDAKCGTLPHTDVSTEVFEAAMPESIESVNLSRIQHSPESTH; from the exons ATGCCTCGGAGTTCAAAGCATAAATCGCATAAGCAGAGTAAGCATAGTCCGAAGGAGGGTAGGGATTATTCGTACTCGGATTCGGATGAGGAAATGAAAACcaaggagaaagagaaggagaaagagaggAGTAGTAAGGAGGATAGTCTGGCTAGGGTTTCTAAGGATTCAATCCATTCAGGTTCTGGTGAGAAGAGAAAACATTCTTCCCAATCTAAGGAAGGTAAGGATAGTAAAGATCTAAGTGGGTATGGAAATGGTGATGCTTCAGAGGAGTATGTTTCTTCTAAGCGTCGGAAAGAGAAGGTAGAGGCGGGTAGTGGTGGTGCTGATAGATGGAATGGTGCTGCTGATAGTGCATTGAAGGGagaaagtttgaaaattgaTGCAGATAAGGGTTCTAAGGGGAAGGAAACAAAGAGCTCAAGTGATTCCAAAAGTAAAAGCAGTAAGAAAGAAGGTAATGTTGCCTCATTGGTGGAAAAAGAAGAGAGTAAGAGTGGAAGAGTGGAGTCAAAGAGGAAATCTGAGAAGGATTCTGGTCGAAAAGAAGGCAAGGATTCCAAGGAGGTGAAGGAAAAGGAGAGAGGGTCAGACAGGGAAAAGAAGGGTCATGAGAGTAAGCGCGATGATGTTGACAATGTGAAGAAACAAGGGTCTCAATCTGGTGATGCTAGTGAAGAAAAGCAGAACAAAAAAG AGTGGACTATCCAAAATGAGGTACCAAATATTGACTTGGACAAAGATGCTGAGAAAAGGGCACGGAAGAGAAGAGAAATCCCTGGTGATCGGGATAAATATGATGATGACATAAATGAGAGCGATGACAGACGGTTATCTTCGAGGTCTGAACGTACTAAAGGTGAAAAACAGCGACATGAGAAACATAAAGAGTACAAGGAAGATGTCGATAAAGATGATAAGCACAAGGATGGTAGGTATCGTGAGGATGTTGATAAGGACAGAAAACGGCGTGATGATAAATATCGAGAAGATAGTGATAGAGATAATAGACGTAGAGATGACAAGTACCTGGAAGATGTTGACAGAGATAGCAGACGCCGGGATGACAAATATCGTGATGATGGTGACAGGGATAATAGGCGCAAGGATGGTAGATATCGAGAAGATGGTGAAAGAGATAGTCGTCGTAGGGATGACAAATATCGTGAAGATGGTGACAATGATAACAGGCATGGGGATGGTAAGTATCGAGAGTATGGGGAGAAAGATGGCCATCATGATGAAGATAGATATCATGAAGAGGGTGAAAGAGATGATAGGCAGAGCGACATCAAGTATAGAGAAGACAGTGAAAGAGATAAAAGGCGCAAGGATGAGAAGCACCGGGACGATTTTGAAAGACATGGCAGATGCAAGGATGGTAGTGAAGCAGATGAAAGTGATAAAAAGAGGAGACTCAATGATGCCAAGTATGGGGATGAACGTGCTCCGAGAGACCATTCAGGTGACCGGTCTGATGCGAAGCGTTCTAGGGATGAGGGTCATTCTTCTGATTTGCATTTGAGGAAGTCAGGTATGCATGAAGGTAACCCTGGTTATGATCGTGCAAGGTATAAAGATGAGCCAGGAAGAAGGAGAGTGCTTGATAAAGAGGACCTTGGAGATATTAGATCTCGGAGCAGTAAAGATCAGCGATCTGAAGCAGAGAAGAGATCCATAAGCAGTGCTAGAGTAGAGTCTGTCACTGATCGTGGAAGGTCTACCTCGAGGAATGCTGATGCAGAAGTTACTCCACAAAAAAGCAGGTGGAAGACTTCGCCTAGTGCTGGACCTCATACTACAAGAGATAATTACAG GCTGTCAAAACAAGAAGACTCCAAGTATCCTTATGAAGAAAGGATTCGACATGGTGGAACATCTCGAGATTATGGTGGTTCTGGTGCATCAATTGAGAGAATTTCTTCATCCCGTTCAACAGAGAAAATGATTCAGAAGGAGGACATCTTTCTTGGAGATTACTCAGCTGAACGACGGCTTAAATCAGATGTTCGCAGTTCTCCCATGCAGTTGGTGGATAGATCTCCTACTTCAGCGAGCAATGAGCGAAGACACTTGAATAGATCCGAGGTTCGCCGGAGTCTTGATGTTGAGGATTCAACACAGAGAAGTGGTGGTGGTTCCAGGGAATTTAAGGAAGGCAGAGGAAATCGTGACTTTGCTGGTGATGCATTTGCAGGTGATGAACTATCTCAAATGGATGGAGATAATGCCTCTGATTCTTCTCCTTTTATCAGAGGGAGTCACTTTTCAGGCAGTTCAAAGTCTGCTTTACCTCCCCCTCCTCCATTTAGGTCTGGGGTTGACAGCCCATCAATGTTTGGCTCTTTGGACGACGACAGTAGAGGGAAGTCAACCAACCGTCACAGAAGAATTAGTGATCCTACTATAGGAAGAATGCAAGGAAATGCTTGGAAGGGGGTTCCAAATTGGCAGTCACCTCTGGCAAATGGTTTCATGCCTTTCCAGCATGGTCCACCTCCTGTTGGTTTTCATCCCGCAATGCAGCAGTTTCCCGGACCACCAATGTTCGGTGTTAGGCCTTCAATGGAATTGAGTCACCCTGGGGTTCCTTACCATATGCCAGATGCAGACCGCTTTTCTGGCCATGGGCGCCCAATGGGTTGGCGAACTCCACTAGATGATTCATGCGGTCCCCCATTGCATGGGTGGGATGCTAACAATTTTGGTGAAGAAGCTCACCTTTATGGAAGGCCAGACTGGGACCAGAATAGGACTTTGTCCAACAATAGTCGGAGTTGGGAGACAATTGGTGATGTATGGAAAGGGCCAATAAGGGGCACCAGTGTGGAGCTGCCATCTGGTTCACAGAAGGAGGTCTGTTCAATTCAGGGCCCAGATAATTCTTTTGCTGCTCAGTTGGCTCAGCAAGCTCTGGGTGAGCAAAAGAAGACAGATCAAGATACTGAAAGCAATGATATCAGTTTTCAGTCCAGCAGTGTTCCTGGAAGGAGCACTCTAGAAGATTTGAAAATTAATCATGAAGAGCTACCAATTGATGTTGAGTCATCAGGGAAAGAAGAAGCTAGTCTTAGCAATGTTTACCTCAAAAAGCTTGATATCTCGGCAGATCTGACAGAGCCCGAGTTGTTTGATCAATGTACTAGTTTAATGGATGTTGAGCAGATCTTGACATCTGATAACTCAAAGATCTTGTTCTTGGAGGTAAAGCGG GGTGCTGTAGAATCTAATGTAACGCTGCCCAGCAAATTTTCAAGTGTTCCACTCATTGCTACTGTGGCTGATTCTGTTTTTCAG AAAGCCATTTCCCTTTACAAGAAGAGGAGGGAGGAAATTGAATTCACAAATGGTGGACATTTTACTTTTTCTGGTCAGCTAGGTGTGTCCTATCCTGCACCTAAATTAGAGAATTCAAGTTCAGTATATGGTAAACTTGAATGCTCCGGTCTGGCGGATGATGGGCTAGTAGAAGAGGGTGATGAGGGGACTGATCTCCCTGTTAGTTCTCTCAGTTCTGAGGAGGTTGTACTTTCACAAACCGCACTTCAGGAGCTGTGTGAGCCAATGGGTTTGAACCCAGGCGAGAAATCAAATCTCCATACTTCCATAGATGTCCCAGCCGAGAAATCAGATCACCCTACTTCCATAGATGGAGGAGCTGTCCTGACCAAGAAATCAGATCTCCCTACTTCCATAGATGAAGGAGCTGTCCCGACCGAGAAATCAGATCTCCCTACTAGCATGGATGAAGGAGCTATTCTGACTGAGAAATCAGATTTCCCTACTAGCATGGATGAAGGAGGTGTCCCAACCGAGAAATCAGATCTCCCTACTAGCATGAATGAAGGAGCTGTTCCGACCGAGAAATCAGATCTCCCTACTAGCATGGATGAAGGAGCTGATACAGTTGTGGATGTGGCTCAGGAAAGTAAATTTGCAGAAAACTCGTTGTCTGTGGAAGAGGTGGGCCAAACTGATGCCCTTGCTCCTCTTGTGTGTAAAGATTTGATGGGGGCTGATGATAACGTCAAAGAAGAGAAGTTTGTTGATGCTAAATGTGGTACTCTTCCACACACTGATGTGTCTACTGAGGTATTTGAGGCAGCGATGCCAGAGTCAATTGAGTCAGTAAATTTAAGTCGGATACAGCATTCTCCTGAAAGTACACATTGA